One genomic segment of Ricinus communis isolate WT05 ecotype wild-type chromosome 5, ASM1957865v1, whole genome shotgun sequence includes these proteins:
- the LOC8284724 gene encoding cytochrome P450 84A1-like produces MDSVLQALQPLPMSLMLIIPSLFLLGLISRLRRRLPYPPGPKGLPIIGNMMLMDHLTHRGLAKLAKEYGGLFHLRMGNIHMMAVSSPEVARQVLQAQDNIFSNRPATIAISYLTYDRADMAFAHYGPFWRQMRKLCVMKLFSRKRAESWVSVRDEVDSMVKATAASKGKALNVGELIFTLTMNIIYRAAFGSKNEGQDEFIRILQEFSKLFGAFNIADFIPWLGWIDPQGLNSRLVKARNSLDRFIDMIIDDHIHKRKQGHVPDDDHTDMVDDLLAFYSEEAKVAECEDLQNSIKLTRDNIKAIIMDVMFGGTETVASAIEWALAELMKCPEELKKVQKELAEVVGLERRVEESDLDKLTYLKCMLKETLRLHPPIPLLLHETSESSEVAGYYIPAKSRVMINVWAIGRDKNSWEDPDAFKPSRFLKQGVPDFKGNNFEFIPFGSGRRSCPGMQLGLYALDLAVANLLHCFTWELPDGMKPSELDMNDVFGLTAPRATRLVAVPNPRLLCSL; encoded by the exons ATGGATTCTGTTCTACAAGCTCTGCAACCATTGCCAATGAGCCTTATGTTAATTATTCCTTCACTGTTCCTATTAGGTCTAATCTCTCGGCTTCGCAGGAGATTACCGTATCCTCCAGGGCCAAAAGGGTTGCCAATAATAGGCAACATGATGTTGATGGATCATTTAACTCACCGTGGTTTAGCTAAATTAGCTAAAGAGTATGGCGGGCTTTTCCATCTCCGGATGGGGAATATACATATGATGGCTGTTTCATCTCCAGAGGTAGCTCGTCAAGTTCTTCAAGCTCAAGACAACATTTTCTCAAATCGTCCAGCCACCATAGCTATCAGCTATCTCACTTATGATCGTGCTGATATGGCTTTTGCTCATTACGGACCCTTTTGGCGGCAGATGCGTAAGCTTTGTGTCATGAAGCTTTTTAGCCGTAAAAGGGCTGAATCATGGGTGTCTGTTAGAGATGAAGTTGATTCCATGGTTAAAGCTACTGCTGCTAGTAAAGGGAAAGCACTTAATGTTGGAGAGTTGATTTTTACGttaactatgaatatcatttACAGAGCTGCTTTCGGCTCTAAAAATGAAGGACAAGATGAGTTCATTCGGATTTTACAGGAGTTCTCGAAGCTCTTTGGTGCTTTCAATATTGCTGATTTCATTCCTTGGCTTGGTTGGATTGATCCACAAGGACTAAATTCCAGACTTGTTAAGGCTCGTAATTCACTTGATAGATTCATCGACATGATTATTGATGACCATATACATAAACGAAAGCAAGGACATGTCCCTGATGATGATCACACCGATATggttgatgatttgcttgctTTCTATAGCGAAGAGGCTAAAGTAGCCGAATGCGAAGATCTTCagaactccatcaaactcACTCGAGATAATATTAAGGCTATCATCATG GATGTGATGTTTGGTGGGACCGAAACCGTGGCGTCTGCAATAGAGTGGGCCTTAGCAGAGCTGATGAAGTGTCCTGAAGAACTGAAGAAGGTCCAGAAAGAACTTGCAGAGGTAGTGGGTCTGGAGAGGAGGGTGGAGGAGAGTGATCTTGACAAGCTGACATATCTAAAATGCATGCTCAAAGAAACTCTGAGACTTCACCCGCCAATCCCACTTCTGTTGCATGAAACATCCGAGAGTTCAGAGGTCGCCGGGTATTACATTCCGGCGAAGTCTCGGGTCATGATCAATGTATGGGCTATAGGAAGGGACAAGAACTCATGGGAAGACCCTGATGCTTTTAAGCCGTCAAGGTTCTTGAAACAAGGGGTGCCGGACTTCAAAGGGAATAACTTTGAGTTCATTCCGTTCGGGTCGGGTCGGAGATCTTGCCCTGGTATGCAACTCGGACTCTATGCTCTTGATTTGGCTGTGGCTAATCTCCTTCATTGTTTTACTTGGGAGTTGCCTGATGGCATGAAACCTAGTGAACTTGATATGAATGATGTGTTCGGACTCACTGCTCCACGGGCGACCCGACTTGTTGCTGTACCCAACCCACGCTTACTGTGTTCTCTCTGA